The following proteins are co-located in the Rhipicephalus sanguineus isolate Rsan-2018 unplaced genomic scaffold, BIME_Rsan_1.4 Seq4562, whole genome shotgun sequence genome:
- the LOC119377396 gene encoding protein D2 yields the protein MSSGLVKDLSLGNTVVGLLKVDYGNKATVVINGSLMPSQTSRAPVSVALDGTSRCVPPFALIMVDPDAPSRNAAKQRSWMHWMVNNANSATELHKGEQLMPYAGPTPPPGTGQHRYVFLTYCQGGKTVNGANLKPAQRNKFDVDDFEKKLGGVVPFGGIFFYAESA from the coding sequence ATGTCATCGGGACTGGTGAAGGACCTCTCCCTGGGCAATACCGTGGTGGGCTTGCTAAAAGTCGACTACGGTAACAAGGCTACGGTAGTGATTAACGGCTCCCTGATGCCCTCCCAGACATCCAGAGCACCCGTTTCGGTGGCCCTGGACGGTACCAGCAGGTGCGTCCCGCCCTTCGCTCTAATCATGGTGGACCCGGACGCTCCCAGCCGCAACGCAGCGAAGCAACGCAGCTGGATGCACTGGATGGTGAACAACGCCAACAGCGCAACGGAGCTACACAAGGGCGAACAGTTGATGCCGTACGCAGGGCCCACTCCGCCCCCTGGAACGGGGCAGCATCGATACGTGTTTCTGACCTACTGTCAGGGTGGCAAAACCGTGAACGGCGCTAATCTGAAGCCCGCGCAAAGAAACAAGTTCGACGTGGACGACTTTGAAAAGAAGCTGGGTGGTGTGGTGCCCTTCGGGGGCATCTTCTTTTACGCCGAAAGCGCCTGA
- the LOC125756682 gene encoding uncharacterized protein LOC125756682 codes for MSSGLVEDLSQDSPVVGLLKVDYGNKATVVINGSLTPFETSRAPKSVALDGGTECAPPFALIMVDTDRSTGWGAMQRSWLHWMVINAKSTLELHKGEQVVPYEGPYPHPGTRPHRYLFLAYCQGGKTLNGAKLRPARRNDFDMHDFLRKLGSSVLLGTTFFYADSAANTKNSPPT; via the coding sequence ATGTCATCAGGACTCGTGGAGGACCTCTCCCAGGACAGTCCCGTGGTGGGCTTGCTAAAAGTCGACTACGGTAATAAGGCTACGGTAGTGATTAACGGCTCCCTGACGCCATTCGAGACCTCAAGAGCTCCAAAGTCGGTGGCCCTGGATGGTGGCACCGAGTGCGCGCCGCCCTTCGCCCTCATCATGGTGGACACCGACCGTTCCACCGGCTGGGGTGCGATGCAACGCAGCTGGTTGCACTGGATGGTGATCAACGCCAAGAGCACGTTGGAACTGCACAAGGGCGAACAGGTGGTGCCGTATGAAGGACCCTATCCGCATCCAGGAACGCGGCCCCATCGATACCTGTTTCTGGCCTACTGTCAGGGTGGCAAAACCTTGAACGGTGCTAAACTAAGGCCAGCGCGCAGAAACGACTTCGACATGCACGACTTTCTGAGGAAACTGGGTAGTTCGGTACTCCTTGGGACCACCTTCTTTTACGCCGATAGCGCCGCAAATACAAAGAACAGTCCTCCGACGTAG